The candidate division KSB1 bacterium DNA window ATCCCCACCGGGAATATTTTTCGAGCCGCCAAGCCGCCACATACGCCAGGCAATACCAACCTGACGCTCCTCGCAGTTCAAACCTGGCACGAAACGGTCTGCAGGCAGGCAAGATGTCTGCCTTGTCTTTTCAGCGCGATGGCTGTGCAGCAAAGCCATCGGCGTTTCCCCGGCGATTGCTTTTGTCAAAACCCCGGCAAAACAGAAGCCGAGACAGTTTCAGACAGCCTCTGGCTGAAATTTGAAAAGCGCCCGCACCAACAGCAGAAACCAATTGCCGCGGCAATTCGCAAAAAAAAATCGAGGGAAGGAAAAGACGAGTATGGGAAGTGGAGACGGGGGTACTCGAGCGGGGCTGCAAAGAGATCGTCGCGAACGGGACTGAGGAGCGTCCATCTCGGCGGGCAGAAATTCATAGTACTCCCGCACGGTAAGCATGGTGGGAATGATTCAACCCAAAGGCTTTTTCGAGGAGTCCAGGCCTGCGGCGAAAACAACTCCACCAGAGTCAACTGATTGTAGCTCGCCACGCTGAAAGGGAAGAGCATGACTCATGCCCGAAGTGCAATACTTGTTTTGATGGATGGGGCTCACCGACATAGATTTCCCACGCCCACTTGGCCAGATCGGCACAATGTTTCAATCCTTGTTTTGATGTATCCACCCGGTGAACCCATCTTGAAGCTTGCCGAAGCAAGAGGTATTTTCGAACTTTTTTCGGCGCGCGCTTTTGTGGCAACCAGCCGGAAAGGGCAACCGAATGGCGATTCAGCCAACGACACTGTGGCCGGGAAAGATCTTCCAAAAAGTGACCTCTCCGGACAGGGAGCCGGATCGCGGCGGAGGAAGTGAACGAACGGCAGTAGGGAGAATACGCTGCTGGCAGGAAATATCAAATCACCAATCTTCGGTGATCTCTTCGCCGATCTTTTTGAGCGTGCGGGTGTCTTCCGCAGGGGCAAGGACAATCGCTTCGCGGCGCAAATGTGCCGGCAGAGGATTGCGGCCGGGGAGTTTGGTGGGAGTCGCCTTTTTCGCGCGGCGGGTGTAGGTGATGGCGTGGTGGCAACCGGGGCAGCCGGCTGGCGATCGTCATGCAGCGCGATTTCGAGTTGCTGATCGTTGGCAGCAGGAATGAAGCGCTCGCGCTTTTGGCCAAAGAGCTGGCGCTTGAGTTGTGCCAGTTCTTGACACACACGCTGATATTCGATCAGCAATTCTTCATACGTGAGAGTGCACGCCGTCGCGATCATGCTCTAATTAATAAGCACACTTCGCGCGAAAACCTGAATCTAATTTCATGCCAAAAATTTTTTTGAGAAGATTATGGCGCAGCAGAGGAGGATGACCGAGCATACCGCCGGCGGCGCTTGATCGAGGTGAGATCGATGCCTTCGAGAATGAGCAGCAGCTCGTCGTAGCGCAACTCCAGGGAGGTGTGGTTGGCGAAATTGTCGGGCAGTTGAAAGGTGCCCTGCTCCAGGCACTTGTAGAAGAGCCAGAAGCCGGTGCGATCCCAGAGCAAGAGTTTCATGCGGTCACGGCGGCGATTGAGAAACACGTGGACGTCGCCACTCATGGGTTCGCGCGACAGTGCCTGAGTCACGAGTCCCGAGAGCCCATCGCAGCTCTTGCGCATGTCGGTGGCATGGGAATAGAGATAAAATCTCAGGCCGGGAGAGAGTGCGATCATGGCTCTACTCCGGCGGCGCGCACGAGACCGGTGAGCAATTGCACAGCGATGTCGCCCGAGAAATGGACCAACACGCCGTTGGGAAACTCCAGGGTGCAGGATGCGGCGCGGTGGGCGGCCGGCTCAAGCTGGAACGGAACGAAGCCGGGGGCGGCGGGGCTCAAATTGGGAGCTTGGCTTTCAGCGGCACGGTACTTTCGCAGCCAGGTGAGAAACGTGGGGTAAGGCAATTGCCTTCTGGTTATTATCTCATGTGGGGTGGACAATTTGAAAATCAACAATCCGCGACGCGCCGCCTCATGGTCGTGCTGCCACTTTCGATCTTCATCATCTTCGCGCTGCTCATTCGCGGCTTGCATATCAGCGTCTCCGCGAGTATCGGCTTCATTGCGCTCTTCGGCGTTGCGATGCTCAACGGCGTCGTGCTGGTGACGTACATGAATCAACTGCGGGCGCAAGGCATCTCCGTGCCTCTCGCCGTCGTGCGCGGCGCTTCAGAGAGATTACGTCCGGTGTTGATGACCGCGCTCGTGGCCTTGCTCGGCTTCATTCCGATGGCGCTCTCGCACGGGGCGGGCGCGGAAGTGCAACGCGCGTTCGCAATCCTTGTCATCGGCGGATTGGTGACTTCGACGCTGTTGACGCTGTTTATTTTGCCGGTGGTGTATCACTGGATGGAAGCGCGGCGCGAGCTTCAAAGAAGGTAGGGCGTATGTGCCGTTTCCGAGCTGCAATGCAATTTGAGGGCATCAATCCCACGAGCCGGTGTGATCACCTGTGGCACCAAAGTGGCAATCTCTCTGCTCCCAGCGGGGTGGTTCACAAGCACGCCTGCGCAGCCCGGTGTCATTCCACCGCCGGTTGCTGTTGCGTCAGACAATGCAATGTGCCGAAGCCCCACACCAAATCCACCGCATGAATACCGATCACCGGCCGGTCGGTGATCAATTCCGCCAGAATGCCGAGCGCCAGCCGGTCGTTGGGATCATTGAAAGTGGGGACGAGAGCCGCGGCGTTGCCGAAGTAGAAATTGGCGTAACTCGCCGGCAAACGGATCCCTTTAAAATAAAGCGGTTCCGGCAGGGGGAGAGGCACCACTTCGATGCTGCTGCCATCCTCCAGGCGCATGTCCTGCAGACGCTCGCGATTTTCCTGCAGCGGTCGATAGTTGGGATCATCCGGATCGCGTTCACTCGCCAGCACCACGGTGCGCGGGGTCACGAAGCGACAGAGATCGTCAATGTGACCGTGGGTGTCGTCGCCGGCAATGCCACGGCCCAGCCAGAGGATGTTGGTCACGCCGAGATGGTCGCGCAGCATGCTTTCGATCTCGGCGCGGCTCATGCCGGGATTGCGCACTTGCGTCACGGAATCGAGCAGGCATTCCTCCGTTGTCAGCAGTGTGCCGCGGCCGTTGACTTCGATGCTGCCGCCTTCCAGCACGAAAGGCCGCCCCTGGTGTCGTGCCTGAAACAGGCGCACGCCCAGCGCCCGGGCGGCGCGCACCGGCACCGCGTTGTCCTTTTGCCAGTCCGGATAGCGTGCCCAGCCATTGAAGCCGAAATTAACGATGGCGGTTTCGCCCGGACGCCGCACGAACAGCGGGCCGGAGTCGCGCGTCCAGCCGCGATTGGTGGGAAAGCGGAAAAACCGCACGCGCTCCTCCTCGACACCGGCAGCGCGCAAAACCCGCCGGGCGGTGGCCTCATGGCTTTTCGATTCAACCAGAATGTGCAGCCGCTCGCCCGGCGCCAGTTTGCGGACAATTTCGCCATACACCCAGGGAATGGGCGCGAATTTACCCGGCCAATCACTGCGGTTGCGCGGCCAGCCCAGCCAGGTGGCCTCGTGCCGCTCCCACTCCGCCGGCAGGTGAAAGCCCCGGGCCGCCGGCGTGCCACGGCGAAAGGTCAGCTCTTTTTTTGCCATGCCTCCTCGCTGAGATAACGCGCCTGCAGCTCACCATAGGCCTCGATGCGGCGATCACGCAGAAAGGGCCAGTTGCGGCGGATTTCCTCGAGATGGCGCACATCCACCGTGCCGAGTACGATCTCCTCGCGATCTTCGCCGGCCTCCGCCAGGATCACGCCTTGTGGATCGCAGAGAAACGAGGATCCCCAAAACTCAATGCCGGCTCCCGTGCCGCTCGCGGGTGGTTCATGCCCGATGCGATTGGCCGCGGCGACATAGACGCCGTTGGCGATCGCGTGGCCGCGCTGCACCGTACGCCACGCTTCGCGTTGCGCCGCACCATAGCGCGCCTTCTCGTGCGGATGCCAGCCGATGGCGGTGGGATAAAAGAGAATGCTGGCCCCGCGCAGGGCGGTCAGCCGCGCCGCCTCGGGATACCACTGATCCCAGCAAATCAACGTGCCGATGCGGCCCGGCCGCGTGTCAAAAGTCTGGAAACCAAGATCGCCGGGCGTGAAATAGAACTTCTCGTAATAAGCCGGATCATCGGGGATGTGCATTTTGCGGTACAGTCCGACGATCTCGCCATTGGCATCGATGATGGCGGCACTGTTGTGATAAAGGCCGGGGCCGCGGCGTTCGAACACCGGCACCACCAGTGCAACCCCCAGCGCGGCGGCCAGCCGGCTCATGGCTGCGGTGGTGGGCCCGGGCACCGGCTCGGCAAGATCGAACAAGCTGGCGTCTTCGACCTGGCAGAAATACTGCGAACGAAACAGCTCCGGCAGGCAGATGACCTGCGCACCCTGCCGCGCCGCGGTGGTGATCCACTGGCTGGCACGTGCGAGATTGTCATCGGCGTCCCGGCTCATCGCCATTTGCACCAGGCCGATCGTGAAAGCAGTGGGTGTGGACATGGGTGACGGCTCACTCCCGATCACGGGTCAATCCATATGCTGCATTTGGTGTTTGCCTGAAGTTCCCCCCGCAGAAAGCTGCAGGATCGCGTCATAACCTAACAACCAACCGTCAAATGTCAAGCAAAAAACTCGCAGGCCTGCAATCATCACGTCTGCTTGCACACCCGTCACGAGGTGTCGCAAACAACTTGCCTGCCTGCAGGCATTTTCGTGGTAATTGCCATGCCGCGCACGGCACCCATCAGGAGGAAAACGTAGCCCAGCCCTCTTGTCTGCAGGCAGGCTGAAAGCCTGCGCTACGGCATTTTCGTGGCAAACAGTAACGATTCCGTTCCCTGTTTGATCTGTCACGGCTTGGCCGTGGCATTCCTGCAATTCTCATGACAATTGACAGGGCATGCAGCCCGCAATACAATTCGCTTCACCTGCCCAGGAAGTGCTGAACGATTGCAATTCGTCTGTCTGCAAGGCAAAAACGCCCGGCGCGGGGAAAGTGATACCGTGCCCGAAGTTTCACAACGTCGTGGCGGGATAACCTTGCGGGTGTCCGCGCTTTGCGCGTAACAAATCTGAAGTCTGATTCTTTCGGAGAGGATTCAAAGGGGAAAAACACGCTGCGGCGGGCAAGCCGGTTGGAGCGGATGGCTCCACTCAAAGGACTTATCCCAAACGCCGGAAGAACCATGCCCTGCTGCACGTCACGCTGATCCGGTGACCCCTCGCGCCGGCGTGGTGGTCATCAATCGACGGGCCGTGGCCGGCGCGAGGCAGCGGGATCATCTTAAAACATCACGGGGATGAGCACGCCCAGTCCCACGATCACGATGGCATTCAGCGCGATTTTATCGACTTTGTGCGTGGTCTTGCCCAGCAGCAGCAGCATGGCGATGGCGCAGGCCAGCCCCAGGGAAAACTGCACGAACCGCTGATCGTTCGCCATCCAGTGATGAATGCCGCCGCCGATGAAACTCCACCCCAGCGAGATGCCAGTGCTGAGCAGGGCCATGCCCAGCCAGTGCACCCCGAGATCCCGACGGCAGACTGCTTTGCCGGCGTTGTTAAGCATGGCGCTGGTGATCACCCACGAACGTGCAATCAGGTAAAGCATGCAAATGACGCCGACGACATAGCCGGCGATCAGCCATTTCAGAATGGTTTCCATTTTTCCTCCTGTGATTGTCGGATTCATCTGGCAGCGTGCGCCTCCCCGCGGTCTTTTCTGGTTTGACAATGACGGCGCCCGTCGCCATTTGTCACTGCGATTCAGCAACAATCATTCCCGGCCGAAAATGCCGGGAAATCATACAACCAGCAGCCGGCGGTGATTACATGAATGAAAATTGTAATTCGAGTCTTTCCAAAAACGTTCCGGCCCCGCCTGCGCCAGGCTTTCTCACAGCAGGGTGCTGTGGGGACTCCGGGGATTTCGCGACAATGGCCAAACCACTGCAGAGCCCGGTAGGGGGGAACGGTGACATGCGGGCAACACAATGGCCTCGCCGGCCGGGCGCATCGATGCCGGCCGATCGTGTGCCCGCTCCCGGTGCGCGGGGTGTAATCGCCTCACCGTTCCCCCAAAGTCGTCCCGGGATGAACCGCTCATGGCGACAGACAGCAGTTCACGATGTGAGGTAAAGCTTGCTTCTTTCGCGGAAGATGCTAAAATAGGCCCTGTTTTAGTGCACGCACCGGCGCCGCGAGTGCTGCCTGCAGAGCATTCCCATCGTCATCGCAGAGTCGAGCCCAGACATGAGCAACGCCCTGAACCATTTGCGTGTCGAGTATGCCCGGAGCCGGCTGGAGGAGAGCCAGGCTTTGGCGGATCCGTTTCAACAATTTCACCGCTGGTTCGCAGAGGCGCTGACGGCTGATCCGCAGCATGCCAATGCCATGACGCTTGCCACCAGCACGACGCAGGGCCGGCCTTCGGCACGCATAGTGTTGTTGAAAGATTGCGATGCCCGGGGCTTCGTGTTCTACACCAATTTTCACAGCCGCAAGGCCCGTGAGCTGGAGCAAAATCCCCGGGCGAGTCTGGTGTTTTGGTGGCGGGAATTGGAGCGGCAGGTGCGAGTGGAAGGGCAGGTGGAAAAAGTGACTGCGTCGGAAGCGGATGAATATTTCCAGACGCGGCCGCGCGACAGCCAGCTCGGGGCATGGGCTTCGACGCAAAGCGAAATCATTGCCAACCGCCAGGTGCTGGAGCAGCGTTTCCAGGAACTGGCGCACGAGTACGAAGGCCGGCAGGTGCCGCGCCCGCCCCACTGGGGCGGCTTTCGCCTGGTGCCCGAGGTGTTCGAATTCTGGCAGGGACGGCCGAGCCGTTTGCATGACCGGCTGCGCTATCGCCGCAGCAGCGGCGGCTGGTTGCTCGAGCGGCTTGCGCCCTGATGGCGCTGTTCACTTGCAGGGCGGTCATTATTCCCGCCCTCCGGCGTGCCGGGCAGGCAGCGGGCGGCAGAAAAATAAATTTTGGAGATTTGCCATGGCAGCGAGACAGGCTTTGGTCAAATGGGTTGATGGTTTGCGCTTTGTGGGAAAAGCCTATTCGAATCACTCAGTGGTGATGGACGCGGCGGCCGAGGTTGGCGGTGGGGATGCCGGGCTGCGGCCCGGGGAAATGGTTTTGCTGGCGCTTGCCGGCTGCACCGGCATGGACGTCGTGTCGCTGCTCAAGAAGATGCGGGTGGCATTCGAAGCCTTCGAAATCGCGATCGATGCCGAAATGGCGGAGAATTATCCCAAACGTTTTACCAAAATCACCGTGACCTATCGCGTGCGCGGCCGCGACATTCCCGAAGACAAGCTGCAGCGCGCCATCGATCTTTCCCGTGAAACCTATTGCTCGGTGAGCGCGCAATTGCGGCCCGGCACGGAGCTCATCTATCGGTACGAAATTCTGCCGCCGGCTTCATCGACTTGAAAACCGGCGCGATCACAGTTTGCCCATGTCCTCTCCTCCCTCCGTGCGCCGGCTGGCGGTGATCGGCGATCCCATTGCGCATTCGCTTTCGCCGCTGCTGCAGCGCCATTTGATCGAACATTTTGGTTTGCCATTTCGCTATGAGGCGCTGCGCGTCACGGCCGCCCAACTGCCCGGCCTGGTGGCGCGTTTGCGCAACGGCGAGCTGGCCGGCGTGAATGTCACCCTCCCGCACAAGCAGGCGATGGTCCCCCTGCTGGATGATCTGGTCGCACCCGCCCATCGCATCGCCGCGGTCAACACCGTGGTGTGCGAGCGCGGTCTGCTGCTGGGTCACAATACCGATGTGCCGGGCTTCGCCCGCAGCCTGCAAGCCGCCGGCATTGCAGTGCGGCAGGAAACCGTGCTGCTGCTGGGCGCGGGTGGTGCGGCGGCGGCGGTGCTGCTGGCTCTGCTCGAGGCGGGAGTCGATTTGATCTATATCAGCAACCGCGACGCTTCCCGGCCGCAGCGCCTGCTGGCCCGGCTCTCGCCCGCCGGGCAGGCCAAAGTCCGTCTCATCTCCTGGCCGCAACGGTTGGAATTGCTGCAACTGCCGGCGGTCACGCTTGTGATCAATGCCACCAGCGCCGGCATGTGGCCACGGGTGGAAATCTCGCCTGTGCCCGCGGATTTGCTGCATGCCGGTCTCACCGTGGTTGACCTCGTTTACAATCCCGTGACAACCAGGCTGCTGCGCGAGGCACATGCCGCCGGCGCCCGCACCCTTTCCGGGCTGCCAATGTTGATCTATCAGGGCGTGGCGGCACTGGAGTTGTGGAGTGGCCAGTGCCTGGACATCACTGACCTGGTGCCCGAGCTGGAGCAGAAACTGCAGGCTGCGCTCACCGGCAAGTCATGAGCCGGCGCTGAAGCGCTTGCCCGCTTCTCGATTTTAACCCTCCGCCAAATCACTGCCTCGAGGCAAAGCCCGCGATCTCCGCCGCATCGCTATTGTCAAATAAAAACCGCCCGGCCGCTCGCGCGAAACACGCACACATCCCACAAGACGTGCCATCGTCCAGGAACAGGCGCCCGCGCGGCGGTTTTTGCGAAGAGCCGGAAAGCACCCAATGTGCAGCCTCAGCGCAGCAACAGCATGCGTCGCACCGCCGCCGTTTTCCCGTCGATCTGCAGGCGATAGAGATAAACACCGCTGGCCAGCGCACTGCCGTTTTGATCAAGGCCAGTCCAAGAGATTGAATGCCCGCCTGCCGCCTGCAGCGAATCCACCAGACGCTGCACCAGCCCGCCCTGCAGATTGTAGATCGCGAGCTCCACCCGCGCCGGCCGGCTGAGATGATAGTTGATCGTCGTGCCGGGATTGAAGGGATTGGGATAGTTCTGCTGCAATGCAAAATCCGCCGGTTTGTTCCCCGCCCCCGCCACCGCCAGCGCCCCGCCGGGAAAAAACATCTCCAGCGCATTGTCAATGTGCGCCCGCCAGTTGCCCCAACTGTGGCCCTCATGAAACTCGAGATACTTGTAGGTGTAGCCCTTGGCCTGCAAAACCGGCAGGAAGTTGCCGACACGCGCGATCAGGATGTTCAGATCATACGTGCCCATGTCGAGATAGAGCTTCAAATCGAGACGCGGGCTGTTCTCGAAGGCGGCGCGCACGTTGTTTTCCACGTTGCTGGAATGCGCCGCGATGTTGCCGAACACCTCGGGATGCTGGCAGCCCAGCCAGAGCGCAATGTTGCCGCCATTGGAAGCACCCAGCGTGGCGCGGCTGCCGGCCTCGCGGCGCGTGCGGTAGCGGCGATCCACCCAGGGCATGACTTCCTTGACAATGAAGGCCGTGAACTGCTCCTGCAGACTGCCGGCGTACTCCTCCGCGCGTCTGGCGGGATTGGGCGGCACGAACACCGCGAGGATTGGCACGATGCGGTTGTGCGCAATGAGATAATCGATCACATTGTTCGCCTGCGCCAGGGTGAGATATTCCAGGCCGTCGTGAAACAACACCACCGGGTAGTGCGCGCTGGTGGCGGCATAGTCCGGCGGCGTGTAAACCCGAATCACACGGCTGTGGTTGAGCGCAACGCTGAAGAACGTGGTGTCATGCAGACTGCCGTGCGGGATGGCGGGATCGTACTGGATCTCCGGTGGCGGCACATAGGCCGGCATGCGCAGCTCGGAATTGGGCCCGAAACCGCCGGACACGCGGTACGGATTGCGGGGATCGAGCAGCCAGGTGGTGTTGTTGATCACGAACTTGTAATCGAGACGGGCGTCGCGTTCGAAGACACGGCTGAAATACCACAGCGTCGTTGCCGCCAGCCGGGTCATCGGGAAGGCATCGGGATTCCAGCCATTGGCATCGCCGGGCACAGTGACGCGGCTGGCAGTGCCGCGGTAGAGAAAATGCGCCAGCGTGTCCTCCCGCAGCGGCAGCACGGGATGGACTGCGAGAAAGCTGTCAATCAGCGCCTCGTGCTGCGCGGCCGGTGCGGCGTTGACACGCGTGAGAAAATCCTGAAAGGTTTGGGCCGCAACAGGCTGCGTCAACAGCAGCGCCATTGTGAAGCAGGTGAGTTTCTTCATGCTGGTCCTGGTGTGGTTGGGAGAGAGTCTCTGTTCTAAGCAAGGGAAATCAGTTGTGACGGATTCTGTGCGATCGTTGCGATGAACCTGCTGGTGTATCCGGCAGGATTACTGCCCGCGTCCGCTTTTTGTGTTCCGGCTGCAGAAGACTCTGCCGGCCTTGTACGGCAAAGACCACATGAATGCAGATTTGGGTGTAGG harbors:
- a CDS encoding agmatine deiminase family protein, coding for MAKKELTFRRGTPAARGFHLPAEWERHEATWLGWPRNRSDWPGKFAPIPWVYGEIVRKLAPGERLHILVESKSHEATARRVLRAAGVEEERVRFFRFPTNRGWTRDSGPLFVRRPGETAIVNFGFNGWARYPDWQKDNAVPVRAARALGVRLFQARHQGRPFVLEGGSIEVNGRGTLLTTEECLLDSVTQVRNPGMSRAEIESMLRDHLGVTNILWLGRGIAGDDTHGHIDDLCRFVTPRTVVLASERDPDDPNYRPLQENRERLQDMRLEDGSSIEVVPLPLPEPLYFKGIRLPASYANFYFGNAAALVPTFNDPNDRLALGILAELITDRPVIGIHAVDLVWGFGTLHCLTQQQPAVE
- the pdxH gene encoding pyridoxamine 5'-phosphate oxidase; this translates as MSNALNHLRVEYARSRLEESQALADPFQQFHRWFAEALTADPQHANAMTLATSTTQGRPSARIVLLKDCDARGFVFYTNFHSRKARELEQNPRASLVFWWRELERQVRVEGQVEKVTASEADEYFQTRPRDSQLGAWASTQSEIIANRQVLEQRFQELAHEYEGRQVPRPPHWGGFRLVPEVFEFWQGRPSRLHDRLRYRRSSGGWLLERLAP
- a CDS encoding carbon-nitrogen hydrolase — translated: MSTPTAFTIGLVQMAMSRDADDNLARASQWITTAARQGAQVICLPELFRSQYFCQVEDASLFDLAEPVPGPTTAAMSRLAAALGVALVVPVFERRGPGLYHNSAAIIDANGEIVGLYRKMHIPDDPAYYEKFYFTPGDLGFQTFDTRPGRIGTLICWDQWYPEAARLTALRGASILFYPTAIGWHPHEKARYGAAQREAWRTVQRGHAIANGVYVAAANRIGHEPPASGTGAGIEFWGSSFLCDPQGVILAEAGEDREEIVLGTVDVRHLEEIRRNWPFLRDRRIEAYGELQARYLSEEAWQKKS
- a CDS encoding alpha/beta hydrolase-fold protein, whose translation is MKKLTCFTMALLLTQPVAAQTFQDFLTRVNAAPAAQHEALIDSFLAVHPVLPLREDTLAHFLYRGTASRVTVPGDANGWNPDAFPMTRLAATTLWYFSRVFERDARLDYKFVINNTTWLLDPRNPYRVSGGFGPNSELRMPAYVPPPEIQYDPAIPHGSLHDTTFFSVALNHSRVIRVYTPPDYAATSAHYPVVLFHDGLEYLTLAQANNVIDYLIAHNRIVPILAVFVPPNPARRAEEYAGSLQEQFTAFIVKEVMPWVDRRYRTRREAGSRATLGASNGGNIALWLGCQHPEVFGNIAAHSSNVENNVRAAFENSPRLDLKLYLDMGTYDLNILIARVGNFLPVLQAKGYTYKYLEFHEGHSWGNWRAHIDNALEMFFPGGALAVAGAGNKPADFALQQNYPNPFNPGTTINYHLSRPARVELAIYNLQGGLVQRLVDSLQAAGGHSISWTGLDQNGSALASGVYLYRLQIDGKTAAVRRMLLLR
- the tnpB gene encoding IS66 family insertion sequence element accessory protein TnpB (TnpB, as the term is used for proteins encoded by IS66 family insertion elements, is considered an accessory protein, since TnpC, encoded by a neighboring gene, is a DDE family transposase.) codes for the protein MIALSPGLRFYLYSHATDMRKSCDGLSGLVTQALSREPMSGDVHVFLNRRRDRMKLLLWDRTGFWLFYKCLEQGTFQLPDNFANHTSLELRYDELLLILEGIDLTSIKRRRRYARSSSSAAP
- the aroE gene encoding shikimate dehydrogenase, giving the protein MSSPPSVRRLAVIGDPIAHSLSPLLQRHLIEHFGLPFRYEALRVTAAQLPGLVARLRNGELAGVNVTLPHKQAMVPLLDDLVAPAHRIAAVNTVVCERGLLLGHNTDVPGFARSLQAAGIAVRQETVLLLGAGGAAAAVLLALLEAGVDLIYISNRDASRPQRLLARLSPAGQAKVRLISWPQRLELLQLPAVTLVINATSAGMWPRVEISPVPADLLHAGLTVVDLVYNPVTTRLLREAHAAGARTLSGLPMLIYQGVAALELWSGQCLDITDLVPELEQKLQAALTGKS
- a CDS encoding OsmC family protein, whose translation is MAARQALVKWVDGLRFVGKAYSNHSVVMDAAAEVGGGDAGLRPGEMVLLALAGCTGMDVVSLLKKMRVAFEAFEIAIDAEMAENYPKRFTKITVTYRVRGRDIPEDKLQRAIDLSRETYCSVSAQLRPGTELIYRYEILPPASST